A region from the Molothrus aeneus isolate 106 chromosome 17, BPBGC_Maene_1.0, whole genome shotgun sequence genome encodes:
- the LPIN3 gene encoding phosphatidate phosphatase LPIN3, translating to MNYVGHLAESVFVTVKGLYRDLNPATLSGCIDVVVVRQPDNSFKCSPFHVRFGKLGVLRSKEKVVDIEINGEPVDLHMKLGDNGEAFFVEELEEHEGSIPFFLCTSPICKERCMTDVAQPSQGLEASSSGVILRKRRRRRRRPRKKEVLDTDSDSDEAKKELLAASDATCSSFSDVLDVTGSLQPPEIRPFSDGELPQADSFKLSHQPPHKSDSELQIKPRESFSLGAESHMKWLWGRLPQVNKLVQVKPAKSTKITAAAATTVSATLFPVDEATPLAATSEPPGGVSSPAEPQDMPHSLPVSATEPTLTPQGGNRVCRLKDVLRAIRAKTFLGAYSVPQEQQKEDVNAVPDMEHFEGATAPRQAGSEGPASQLGRQQRQGSIKRTRHKGPRAIYLEDFSDPNKEPVALYLAESDTEQSLSPVTDPSSPLSIQLPSTSTANSPMDSDSMPTVALSLCGGLGDNTQISHEKFMEHRVSYQQFAENPRLISDPNLVIMINKKYYNWAVAGPIVLALQAFQKNIPESIIDELVKENLPKKDRRYWFSWRRREIPTGEQQQQPRPGIASLGTLWRDLVQQRQEDKESPSKNEPQSAGDTLAAKAPTQKPLPNFRKSLRLSSEQIGRLNLQDGPNEVAFSVTTQYQGTCRCEATIYLWNWNEKVVISDIDGTITKSDALGHILPQLGKDWTHPGIVKLFNKIHLNGYKFLYCSARAIGMAHITKDYLKWVNEQGCGLPMGPMLLSPSSLLSAFHREVIEKNPEVFKVPCLTDIRKLFATKFPFYAGFGNRPNDVYAYKQVGLPESRIFTVNPKGELIQELTKNQKSTYEQLSELVEVFFPPVGRRSSTALVSPEYSHWRSSLPDDDWDGSP from the exons ATGAACTATGTGGGGCACCTGGCTGAGAGTGTCTTTGTCACGGTGAAGGGGCTGTACCGTGATCTGAACCCCGCCACCCTGTCGGGCTGCATCGATGTGGTCGTGGTGAGGCAGCCCGACAACTCCTTCAAGTGCTCCCCGTTTCACGTGCGCTTTGGGAAGCTGGGGGTGCTGCGCTCCAAGGAGAAGGTG GTTGACATTGAAATCAACGGAGAGCCTGTCGACCTGCACATGAAGCTGGGAGACAATGGAGAGGCCTTCTTTGTCGAAGAGTTAGAGGAGCATGAG GGCAGCATCCCCTTCTTCCTCTGCACGTCCCCCATCTGCAAGGAGCGGTGCATGACAGATGTTGCTCAACCCTCCCAGGGGCTGGAggcctccagctctggagtgATCCTGCGCAAGAGGAGGCGACGCAGGAGAAGGCCCAGGAAGAAGGAGGTGTTGGACACAGATTCTGACAGTGATGAGGCCAAAAAAGAGCTGCTAGCTGCAAG TGATGCAACATGTTCATCCTTTTCTGATGTCCTTGACGTAACTGGGTCATTGCAGCCCCCAGAGATACGCCCGTTCTCCGATGGGGAGCTGCCCCAAGCCGACAG CTTCAAGCTGAGCCATCAGCCTCCTCACAAAAGTGATTCTGAACTGCAGATCAAACCACGGGAAAGCTTTTCTCTAGGGGCTGAATCCCACATGAAGTGGCTCTGGGGAAGGCTCCCTCAG GTGAATAAATTGGTGCAAGTTAAACCAGCCAAGTCCACAAAgatcactgctgctgcagcaaccACCGTCTCTGCGACACTGTTCCCAGTGGATGAGGCAACCCCTCTTGCTGCCACCTCTGAACCTCCAGGAGGGGTTTCAAGCCCAGCAGAACCTCAAGACATGCCCCATTCCTTGCCTGTGTCTGCAACTGAGCCAACACTTACACCCCAGGGTGGGAACCGCGTCTGCAGGCTGAAGGACGTCCTTCGTGCTATCAGGGCAAAGACATTTTTGGGGGCCTACTCAGTCCCacaagagcagcagaaggaagatgTGAATGCTGTGCCAGATATGGAGCACTTTGAGGGAGCCACTGCTCCAAGGCAGGCGGGCTCAGAAGGCCCTGCATCCcagctggggaggcagcagaggcaaG GATCCATCAAAAGAACTCGTCACAAGGGTCCCAGGGCCATTTACCTGGAAGACTTCTCCGATCCGAACAAGGAGCCAGTGGCTCTCTATTTGGCCGAGAG CGACACAGAGCAGAGTTTGAGTCCTGTGACAGACCCCAGCAGCCCTCTGAGTATCCAGCTGCCATCCACCTCGACTGCCAACAGCCCCATGGACTCTGACTCAATGCCCACAgttgccctgtccctgtgtggggGCCTCGGGGACAACACGCAGATCTCTCATG AGAAGTTCATGGAACACAGGGTCTCCTACCAGCAGTTTGCTGAGAATCCAAGGCTCATCAGTGACCCAAACCTGGTGATAATGATCAACAAGAA GTATTACAACTGGGCAGTGGCTGGTCCCAtagtcctggccctgcaggctTTCCAGAAGAACATTCCTGAG AGCATCATTGACGAATTAGTGAAGGAGAATTTGCCCAAGAAAGACAGGAGATATTGGTTctcctggaggaggagagaaatcCCAACAGGGGAG cagcagcagcagccgagGCCAGGGATAGCCAGCCTGGGAACACTGTGGCGTGACCTTGTTCAGCAGAG GCAGGAGGACAAAGAGTCACCCAGTAAGAATGAGCCCCAGAGTGCTGGGGACACGTTGGCAGCAAAAGCTCCCACTCAGAAACCTCTACCAAACTTCAGGAAATCCCTGCGGCTCTCCTCCGAACAAATT ggaaGGTTGAATCTGCAGGATGGCCCCAACGAGGTGGCATTCAGTGTGACAACTCAGTACCAGGGTACGTGCCGCTGTGAGGCCACCATCTACCTGTGGAACTGGAATGAAAAAGTGGTGATCTCAGACATCGATGGCACCATCACCAA ATCGGATGCTCTTGGACACATCTTGCCACAACTGGGTAAAGATTGGACTCACCCTGGGATTGTTAAACTCTTCAACAAAATCCACCT GAATGGCTACAAGTTCCTCTACTGCTCGGCCAGGGCTATTGGCATGGCCCACATCACCAAAGACTACCTCAAATGGGTCAATGAACAGGGCTGTGGCCTCCCCATGGGCCCCATGCTGCTTTCCCCCAGCAGCCTCTTGTCTGCCTTCCACAG gGAAGTGATTGAGAAGAACCCAGAGGTGTTCAAGGTCCCCTGCTTGACAGACATCCGAAAACTGTTTGCTACAAAGTTTCCCTTCTACGCAGGCTTTGGGAACAGGCCCAAT GATGTCTACGCTTACAAGCAAGTGGGGCTGCCAGAGAGCCGCATATTCACAGTAAACCCCAAAGGAGAGCTGATCCAGGAGctcacaaaaaaccaaaagtcaAC GTATGAGCAGCTGTCAGAGCTGGTGGAGGTGTTCTTCCCTCCTGTGGGACggaggagcagcactgctctggtgtccccagagTACAGCCACTGGAGATCTTCACTGCCTGATGATGACTGGGATGGCTCCCCCTAA
- the EMILIN3 gene encoding EMILIN-3, translating into MRRRRGALLACLSLGTLLALADAKGAFYPPAAPLPFGGRYSLYTAGSSPQLGKPVGKHKSFCAYVVQRNVTCTLQDGAESYVKAEYHKCSWGPKCPGKVLYRTFFRPKYKIGYKTVTELSWRCCPGFMGEGCHDSPTDQPGLLPQHPSPKMPPGQKMFPMPRLPPYPKSHPDLFPGPKKNQYGRKLPGLFGDRLDRLEEEVRRLSQSYDSLHTLVSGLGDRLRLAIQEDTTKMIGSLMNSPGTPDSSVGFGIIPDGLVDVADKADMATYPPVGDILTKVTEVSDVLKTKADLLHEVRGMVLDHDGQIKHLLESARPSPLTSIDLLEEYVDTRLSNLRGELLDGFEKKLGKIQTTCDFRIQEVRQQCEEEKAANLRLQQTLDGKELEIKKEISQLETQIQGLTVVEGCCSNLDYLTDRMNILEKGLHSISESQKNLHSRLDGEISAVTLGNLFEGRFEDLEARLNATERETGSCCSGIEDSMKGTVVAEVDGMRTAFEDKMQTLEDRFMTIVGELNNVSSPMGMDGVVVPVLEGELASMRKQTDETLEALQNRLITLESTCSLGCTSASKDVETFRTEIEDCQNKNQDLLLRMDSNYDLLRKLNATILEIQRRIEEEASGALQGEITLLKINLNTVSKSLTGLKDSVSQYSDTVTHVNSSLDEHERKIEDEVHSIQEKVNDQGSQLFFSNRRVLNLKGDLERLKARIVSDLSSCKNVAHGLQQEVSRFDERVARVESACGRLGAIPGSLDGIREELEKHTGSLWDYMDHMNGTLAAHSQEITGLKDNLLDCQAKVSELAEQVGHLEEKAERRQH; encoded by the exons ATGCGGCGCCGCCGCGGAGCGCTGCTCGCCTGCCTCTCGCTGGGGACGCTGCTGGCCCTCGCCGACGCCAAGGGTGCCTTCTacccccccgccgcccccctgCCCTTCGGCGGCAGGTACAGCCTCTACACGGCCGGCTCCAGCCCGCAGCTCGGCAAGCCCGTGGGCAAGCACAA gagTTTCTGTGCCTACGTGGTGCAGCGCAACGTGACGTGCACGCTGCAGGACGGGGCCGAGAGCTACGTCAAGGCTGAGTACCACAAGTGCAGCTGGGGACCCAAGTGCCCAGGGAAAGTGCT GTACCGCACCTTCTTCAGGCCCAAGTACAAGATTGGATACAAGACAGTGACCGAGCTGTCCTGGAGGTGCTGCCCAGGCTTCATGGGAGAAGGGTGCCATGACAGCCCTACAGACCAGCCTGGACTTCTGccccagcatcccagccctAAAATGCCCCCTGGGCAAAAGATGTTTCCAATGCCCAGACTTCCTCCCTATCCCAAAAGTCACCCTGACCTGTTTCCAGGACCAAAGAAGAATCAATATG gCAGGAAGCTGCCCGGCCTCTTTGGGGACCGCCTGGACcggctggaggaggaggtgaggcgCCTTTCCCAGTCCTACGACAGCCTGCACACCTTGGTGAGCGGGCTGGGGGACCGCCTGCGCTTGGCCATCCAGGAGGACACCACCAAGATGATCGGCTCCCTGATGAACAGTCCGGGCACACCCGACTCCTCCGTGGGATTCGGCATCATTCCCGATGGCCTGGTGGACGTGGCAGACAAAGCTGACATGGCCACGTACCCTCCCGTAGGGGACATCCTGACCAAAGTGACCGAGGTGAGCGACGTGCTGAAAACCAAGGCGGATCTGCTGCACGAGGTGCGGGGCATGGTCCTGGACCATGACGGGCAGATCAAGCACCTGCTGGAATCCGCCCGGCCCTCGCCGCTCACCTCCATCGACCTGCTGGAGGAGTATGTGGACACGAGGCTGAGCAACCTGcgtggggagctgctggatggcttCGAGAAGAAGCTGGGCAAGATCCAGACCACGTGTGATTTCCGAATCCAAGAGGTGCGGCAGCAGTGCGAGGAGGAGAAAGCTGCCAACCTGCGGCTGCAGCAGACGCTggatgggaaggagctggagatcAAGAAAGAGATCTCTCAGCTGGAGACCCAGATCCAAGGGCTGACGGTGGTGGAAGGCTGCTGCAGCAACCTGGACTACCTCACTGATCGCATGAACATCCTTGAGAAAGGCCTTCACAGCATCTCCGAGTCCCAGAAGAACCTGCACTCACGCCTGGATGGAGAAATCTCCGCTGTCACCCTAGGGAACCTCTTTGAAGGGCGCTTCGAGGACCTGGAAGCCAGGCTCAATGCCACAGAGAGGGaaacagggagctgctgctctggtaTAGAGGACAGCATGAAAGGCACGGTGGTGGCAGAGGTGGATGGCATGAGGACAGCCTTTGAAGACAAAATGCAGACCCTGGAGGACAGGTTCATGACCATCGTGGGGGAGCTGAACAATGTCAGTTCTCCCATGGGCATGGACGGAGTAGTGGTGCCTGTGCTGGAAGGGGAGCTTGCCAGCATGAGGAAACAGACAGATGAGACACTGGAGGCATTGCAGAATCGCCTCATCACCCTGGAGAGCAcctgctccctgggctgcaccTCTGCCTCCAAAGATGTGGAGACCTTTCGGACGGAGATCGAGGACTGCCAGAACAAGAACCAGGACCTGCTGCTCCGCATGGACAGCAATTACGACCTCCTGCGCAAGCTGAACGCCACCATCCTGGAGATCCAGCGGCGCATTGAGGAGGAAGCATCGGGGGCTTTGCAAGGGGAGATCACCTTGCTGAAGATCAACCTGAACACTGTGAGCAAGTCTCTGACAGGGCTCAAGGACTCTGTCTCCCAGTACTCAGACACCGTGACGCATGTCAACTCCTCACTAGATGAGCACGAGCGGAAGATTGAGGATGAGGTCCACTCCATCCAGGAGAAGGTCAACGACCAAGGTTCCCAGCTTTTCTTCAGCAACCGCCGTGTCCTGAACCTCAAGGGAGACCTGGAGCGGCTCAAAGCCAGGATTGTCAGCGACCTGAGCTCCTGCAAGAACGTGGCCCACggcctgcagcaggaggtgtCTCGCTTTGACGAGCGGGTGGCGCGGGTGGAAAGCGCCTGCGGCAGGCTGGGGGCCATCCCCGGCAGCCTGGACGGCATCAGGGAGGAACTGGAGAAACACACGGGCAGTCTGTGGGACTACATGGACCACATGAACGGGACACTGGCTGCCCACTCTCAGGAAATAACAGGACTGAAGGACAACTTGCTTGACTGCCAAGCCAAGGTTTCTGAGCTGGCGGAGCAGGTTGGGCACTTGGAGGAGAAGGCGGAGAGGAGGCAGCATTAG